The segment CGACAAGTTCAACAAGACCAATCCGGCTGGCGTCAAGTTCGAGATCGTGGCCTTCGACAACAAGCTCAGCCCGGCCGAAAGCCTGAACGCGCTGAAGGCGGCCACCGACCAGGGCATCCGCTACATCACCCAGGGTGACGGCTCCTCCGTGGCGGGCGCCCTGATCGACGCTGTGGCCAAGCACAACGAGCGCAACCCGGGCAAGGAAATCATCTTCCTGAACCACTCGGCCATCGACCCCGACTTCACCAACAGCAAGTGCAACTACTGGCACTTCCGCTTCGACGCCGACTCCTCCATGAAGATGGAAGCCCTGACCACCTTCATGAAGGACCAGAAGGACGTCAAGAACGTCTACCTGCTGAACCAGAACTATTCGCACGGTCACCAGGTCGCCAAGTACGCCAAGGAGCTGCTGGCCCTGAAACGCCCCGATGTGAAGATCGTCGGCGAGGACCTGACGCCCCTGGCCCAGGTGCGTGACTTCTCCCCCTATGTGGCCAAGATCAAGGCCGCCGGTGCCGACACCGTGATCACCGGCAACTGGGGTTCCGACCTGGCCCTGCTGATCAAGGCCGCCAACGAAGGCGGTTACACCGGCAAGTTCTACACCTACTACACCGGTGTGACCGGCACGCCCACGGCCCTGGGCAAGAACGGTTCCGGCCGCGTGTTCCAGGTGTCCTACAACCACTACAACATGGGTGGTGACATGGGCAAGTGGCAGGCCGAGTACAAAGCCAAGTTCAAGGACGACTTCTATACCGGCTCCATCATCCACATCCTGACCGCGCTGGGCCAGTCCATGGCCGCGGCCAAGTCGACCGACCCGGTCAAGGTGGCCAAGGCGCTGGAAGGCATGAAGTTCAAGAGTTTCAGCGGTGAAGTCGAGATGCGCAAGACCGACCACCAGTTGCAGCAGCCGCTGTACCTGACCGTGTGGCAGCCGGTGGACAAGAAGTTCACCTACAGCCCGGAAAACACCGGCATGACGCTGGCCCTGGTCAAGGAGTTCCCGGCCTACATCGCCAGCACGCCCACCAGCTGCCAGATGAAGCGTCCCTGATTCCCAGGTCGCGCCATGTGTGTGGGCCCGATAGCCTTCGGACGATCGGGCCCTTTTCATGTCTGACGAATCTGTATTGAGGTCTGCCGTGCAGACACGGAAGGTTGTTTCCTGATGGAGTTCTTCATCATCTCCATGCTCAACGGCCTGAGCTACGGGCTCTTGCTGTTCATGCTCAGCTCCGGGCTGACGCTGATCTTCAGCATGATGGGCGTGCTCAACTTCGCCCATGCCAGCTTCTACATGCTCGGTGCCTACATCGGCTACAGCGTGGCCAGCCTGGTCGGTTTCTGGCCCGGGCTGATCCTGGCCCCGCTGGTGGTGGGGCTGCTGGGCGCGGTGTTCGAGCGCCTGGCCCTGCGCAAGGTGCACAAGTACGGCCATGTGCCGGAACTGCTGATCACTTTCGGCCTGTCCTACATCATTCTCGAGCTGGTGCAGCTGGTCTGGGGAC is part of the Rhodoferax sp. BAB1 genome and harbors:
- a CDS encoding branched-chain amino acid ABC transporter substrate-binding protein, with translation MKFTTKLVTAAAMLAFAGAAFAQKGETVKIAFIDPLSGLMGPVGSNQLKGFQYFADKFNKTNPAGVKFEIVAFDNKLSPAESLNALKAATDQGIRYITQGDGSSVAGALIDAVAKHNERNPGKEIIFLNHSAIDPDFTNSKCNYWHFRFDADSSMKMEALTTFMKDQKDVKNVYLLNQNYSHGHQVAKYAKELLALKRPDVKIVGEDLTPLAQVRDFSPYVAKIKAAGADTVITGNWGSDLALLIKAANEGGYTGKFYTYYTGVTGTPTALGKNGSGRVFQVSYNHYNMGGDMGKWQAEYKAKFKDDFYTGSIIHILTALGQSMAAAKSTDPVKVAKALEGMKFKSFSGEVEMRKTDHQLQQPLYLTVWQPVDKKFTYSPENTGMTLALVKEFPAYIASTPTSCQMKRP